A part of Ammospiza caudacuta isolate bAmmCau1 chromosome 7, bAmmCau1.pri, whole genome shotgun sequence genomic DNA contains:
- the VAMP4 gene encoding vesicle-associated membrane protein 4 isoform X2, producing MPPKFKRHLNDDEVTGSVKSERRNLLEEDSDEEEDFFLRGPSGARFGPRNDKIRHVQNQVDEVIDVMQENITKVIERGERLDDLQDKSVCQTMLQLSAKEPSISGGRCGGETVR from the exons ATGCCTCCCAAATTCAAGCGGCACCTGAACGACGACGAGGTGACGGGCTCGGTGAAGAGCGAGCGG agGAACCTGTTGGAGGAAGACTCAGATGAAGAAGAAGACTTTTTCTT GAGGGGGCCTTCTGGAGCCAGGTTTGGACCCAGGAATGACAAGATCAGGCA TGTGCAGAACCAGGTGGATGAAGTCATCGATGTCATGCAGGAGAACATCACCAAGGTGATCGAAAGGGGCGAGCGGCTGGACGACCTGCAGGATAAATCAG TTTGTCAGACAATGCTGCAGCTTTCAGCAAAAGAGCCAAGCATCTCCGGAGGCAGATGTGGTGGCGAGACTGTaag ATGA
- the MYOC gene encoding myocilin — protein sequence MLGVWLLLWGSVALGGRADTAFLRRAHDSSGRCTYSFTVASPVEAACPEAAGGVPELRAELAALAARLSRLESRERGAGSSGPRGAEPGGARDPQQASRLEAAYGELLRAKSRLEEEKGRLEREKEELGKRLESSAQEITRLRATRCPPGREGPGRDTLRAPAKAPRWEPQPLSYQELQSERSEVPVSRLLEETVLARPGKEDSGCGQLLWVGEPVVFGRADSIAGKYGVWMKDPEPVPPFTRDNTWRVDTVGTEVRQLFQYEEAEQLARGYPAKVHILPRPLESTGAVIYRGGLFFQPRQSRSVARYDLRGESITAEREIPGAGYHGQYPYSWGGYTDIDLAVDETGLWVIYSTDKARGAIVLSKLDPETLEIRRTWETNIRKRGVANSFLICGTLYTVSSYSAPNATINFAYDTATGTSRALSIPFENRFRYLSMLDYNPAERQLFAWDSFNMVTYPVRLSRP from the exons ATGCTGGgggtctggctgctgctttggggtTCCGTAGCCCTGGGCGGCCGGGCGGACACCGCCTTCCTCCGCCGCGCCCATGACAGCTCCGGGCGCTGCACCTACTCCTTCACGGTGGCCAGCCCCGTGGAGGCCGCCTGCCCCGAGGCTGCCGGCGGCGTGCCCGAGCTGCGCGCCGAGCTGGCCGCCCTCGCCGCCCGCCTGAGTCGGCTGGAGAGCCGGGAGCGAGGAGCGGGGAGCTCGGGGCCGCGCGGAGCCGAGCCGGGGGGCGCACGGGACCCCCAGCAAGCCTCCCGCCTGGAGGCTGCGTACGGCGAGCTGCTGCGGGCCAAGTCCcggctggaggaggagaaggggcgGCTGGAGCGGGAGAAAGAGGAGCTGGGCAAGCGGCTGGAGAGCAGCGCCCAGGAGATCACCCGGCTGCGGGCCACCCGCTGTCCCCCCGGCAGAGAGGGGCCCGGCCGGGACACGCTGCGTGCCCCCGCCAAGG CGCCGCGCTGGGAGCCGCAGCCCCTGAGCTACCAGGAGCTGCAGTCGGAGAGGAGCGAGGTTCCCGTGTCCCGGCTGCTGGAGGAGACGGTGCTCGCCCGCCCGGGCAAGGAGGACTCAG GCTGCGgccagctgctgtgggtgggggAGCCCGTGGTGTTCGGCCGGGCGGACTCCATCGCGGGCAAGTACGGCGTGTGGATGAAGGACCCCGAGCCCGTGCCGCCCTTCACCCGCGACAACACGTGGCGTGTGGACACCGTGGGCACCGAGGTGCGCCAGCTCTTCCAGTACGAGGAGGCCGAGCAGCTGGCCCGGGGCTACCCCGCCAAGGTGCACATCCTGCCGCGGCCCCTGGAGAGCACGGGGGCCGTCATCTACCGCGGCGGGCTCTTCTTCCAGCCCCGCCAGTCCCGCTCCGTGGCCCGCTACGACCTGCGGGGCGAGAGCATCACGGCCGAGAGGGAGATCCCCGGCGCCGGCTACCACGGGCAGTACCCCTACTCCTGGGGGGGCTACACCGACATCGACCTGGCGGTGGATGAGACGGGGCTCTGGGTCATCTACAGCACCGACAAGGCCCGGGGAGCCATCGTCCTCTCCAAGCTGGACCCCGAGACGCTGGAGATCCGTCGGACCTGGGAGACCAACATCCGCAAGCGGGGGGTGGCCAACTCCTTCCTCATCTGCGGCACCCTCTACACCGTCAGCAGCTACTCTGCGCCCAACGCCACCATCAACTTCGCCTACGACACCGCCACGGGCACCAGCcgtgccctcagcatccccttCGAGAACCGCTTCCGCTACCTCAGCATGCTGGACTACAACCCTGCCGAGCGGCAGCTCTTCGCCTGGGACAGCTTCAACATGGTCACTTACCCCGTCCGCCTGTCCCGGCCGTGA
- the VAMP4 gene encoding vesicle-associated membrane protein 4 isoform X1: MPPKFKRHLNDDEVTGSVKSERRNLLEEDSDEEEDFFLRGPSGARFGPRNDKIRHVQNQVDEVIDVMQENITKVIERGERLDDLQDKSDSLSDNAAAFSKRAKHLRRQMWWRDCKMKAIIAMVVVILLLVIIVPIVLKYRS; the protein is encoded by the exons ATGCCTCCCAAATTCAAGCGGCACCTGAACGACGACGAGGTGACGGGCTCGGTGAAGAGCGAGCGG agGAACCTGTTGGAGGAAGACTCAGATGAAGAAGAAGACTTTTTCTT GAGGGGGCCTTCTGGAGCCAGGTTTGGACCCAGGAATGACAAGATCAGGCA TGTGCAGAACCAGGTGGATGAAGTCATCGATGTCATGCAGGAGAACATCACCAAGGTGATCGAAAGGGGCGAGCGGCTGGACGACCTGCAGGATAAATCAG ACAGTTTGTCAGACAATGCTGCAGCTTTCAGCAAAAGAGCCAAGCATCTCCGGAGGCAGATGTGGTGGCGAGACTGTaag ATGAAGGCGATCATAGCGATGGTGGTGGTCATTCTGCTGCTGGTGATCATCG TGCCCATAGTCCTGAAGTACCGTTCCTGA
- the METTL13 gene encoding eEF1A lysine and N-terminal methyltransferase produces MELLPRSPAEFSSARYWDRFFRQRGQRPFEWYGAFPELCPVLHKYVRPRDKVLVVGCGNSELSEQMYDVGMCQDIVNIDLSAAAVRQMRERSASARPGVSYLLMDMLHMDFPDAHFQVVLDKGTLDALLTDEEEATLAKAEQMFAEISRVLQVGGRYLCVSLAQAHVLKKAVEYFSQEGWVVRVHQVGSSGDKQQFVLPVFVYVMTKFRKVPGSAAGILEICPEEQDRPLRMESVEQLLAAVKDRQHYALLCSQISKTPCREQVSLDLCDRESGKPRYTLHVVDSPSVKPSRDNHFAIFIIPQGRETEWLFGTEEGRRQLAASAGFGRLLTVALHREQLYEGMAAIQAELSGKVMELAPPGLPARQQVPFLSVGGDIGVRAVRHRGSSALSGDFVVEDVKGDGSCYFRRLIFLQNRNVVQSEARLLAPTPLPGQKKRRKDKKKPSPTEPPGAIDKSYLCCEHHKAMVAGLCLLGGPDALPGELAVLVVGLGGGSLPFFVHDYFSQARVAVVEIDPSMLDVATRWFGFCQGERMQVHVCDGLDYVAKLAAEAPAQYDAIMFDVDSKDLTVGMSCPPPAFVEEPFLQKVKTILKPEGVFVLNLVCRDSRLKESVLGALRAVFPLVYARRIQGEVNEILLCQAGPAERLSPTELGARARALEGALRQPGRPWDSSYVLADMLQAVLVL; encoded by the exons atggagctgctgccccgcagccccgccgagTTCAGCTCCGCACGCTACTGGGATCGCTTCTTCCGCCAGCGCGGGCAGCGGCCCTTCGAGTGGTACGGGGCCTTCCCGGAGCTCTGCCCCGTTCTGCACAAGTATGTGCGGCCCCGCGACAAG GTTCTCGTGGTGGGCTGTGGCAACTCAGAGCTCAGCGAGCAGATGTACGACGTGGGCATGTGCCAGGACATTGTCAACATCGACCTCAGCGCCGCCGCCGTGCGCCAGATGCGGGAGCGCAGCgccagcgcccggcccggcgtGAGCTACCTGCTGATGGACATGCTCCACATGGACTTCCCTGATGCCCACTTCCAAGTGGTCCTGGACAAAGGCACGCTGGATGCCCTGCTGACCGACGAGGAGGAGGCCACTTTAGCCAAGGCGGAGCAGATGTTTGCTGAGATCAGCCGGGTGCTGCAGGTGGGAGGGCGCTACCTCTGCGTCTCCTTGGCTCAAGCCCACGTGCTGAAGAAAGCTGTGGAATATTTCTCCCAGGAAGGCTGGGTGGTGCGAGTCCACCAGGtgggcagcagtggggacaAGCAGCAGTTTGTGCTGCCTGTCTTTGTGTATGTGATGACAAAGTTCAGGAAGGTGCCTGGCTcggcagcagggatcctggagatctgccctgaggagcaggacaGGCCGCTGCGCATGGAGAGcgtggagcagctgctggctgcgGTGAAGGACAGGCAGCACtatgccctgctctgcagccagatCAGCAAAAccccctgcagggagcaggttTCCTTGGATCTGTGTGACAGAGAGAGCGGGAAGCCTCGCTACACGCTGCACGTGGTGGACAGCCCCTCGGTGAAACCTTCCCGGGACAATCACTTTGCCATCTTCATCA TCCCGCAGGGCAGGGAGACCGAGTGGCTCTTTGGGACGGAGGAGGGACGGCGGCAGCTGGCGGCCAGCGCGGGCTTCGGGCGCCTGCTGACGGTGGcgctgcacagggagcagctctaCGAGGGCATGGCCGCCATCCAGGCTGAGCTCTCGGGGAAGGTGATGGAGCTGGCCCCGCCGGGCCTCCCTGCCCGGCAGCAG GTGCCCTTCCTGTCCGTGGGAGGGGACATCGGGGTGCGGGCGGTGCGGCACCGTGGCAGCAGCGCCCTGAGCGGGGACTTCGTGGTGGAGGACGTGAAGGGAGATGGCAGCTGCTACTTCCGCCGCCTCATCTTCCTCCAGAACAGGAATGTGGTGCAGTCTGAGGCTCGGCTCTTGGCCCCCACACCTCTCCCAG GccagaagaagaggaggaaggacaagaagaaacccagccccacagagccccctgGAGCCATTGACAAGAGCTACCTGTGCTGTGAGCACCACAAGGCCATGgttgcagggctctgcctgctgggggGCCCCGACGCCCTCCCAG gagagctggcagtgctggtggtggGGCTCGGCGGGGGCAGCCTGCCCTTCTTTGTCCACGATTACTTCTCTCAGGCCCGCGTGGCCGTGGTGGAGATCGACCCTTCCATGCTGGACGTGGCCACGCGCTGGTTCGGGTTCTGCCAGGGCGAGCGCATGCAGGTGCACGTCTGCGATGGCCTGGACTACGTGGCCAAGCTGGCAGCTGAAG caccagcccagtATGATGCCATCATGTTTGATGTGGACAGCAAAGACCTCACGGTGGGGATGAGCTGCCCACCCCCAGCCTTTGTGGAGGAGCCCTTTCTGCAGAAAGTTAAAACCATCCTCAAGCCAGAAG gagtcTTCGTGCTCAACCTGGTGTGCCGCGATTCCCGGCTGAAGGAGTCGGTGCTGGGTGCCCTCAGGGCCGTGTTCCCGCTGGTCTACGCTCGCCGCATCCAGGGCGAGGTGAATGAgatcctgctgtgccaggcgGGCCCCGCGGAACggctcagccccacagagctgggggCGCGAGCACGGGCACTGGAGGGAGCCCTGCGCCAGCCCGGCCGGCCCTGGGACAGCTCCTATGTGCTGGCAGAcatgctgcaggctgtgctcgTCCTCTGA
- the ITPA gene encoding inosine triphosphate pyrophosphatase — protein MAAPARRSVVFVTGNAKKLEEVTQILGDSSPYALVAKKIDLPEYQGEPDEISVQKCREAARQVQGPVIVEDTCLCFNALGGLPGPYIKWFLEKLKPEGLYKLLAGFEDKSAYALCTFAFSSGDPEEPVRLFKGQTHGVIVEPRGPRDFGWDPCFQPNGYNQTYAEMPKAVKNSISHRYRALSELSAFFVQSASAEPRPALS, from the exons ATGGCGGCGCCGGCGCGGCGGAGCGTCGTGTTCGTGACAGGCAACGCCAAGAAACTGGAGGAG GTCACGCAGATCCTCGGGGACTCCTCTCCCTACGCGCTGGTGGCGAAGAAAATTGACC TGCCCGAATACCAGGGGGAGCCGGACGAGATCTCTGTGCAGAAGTGCCGCGAAGCCGCCCGCCAG GTTCAGGGACCTGTTATAGTAGAGGACACCTGCTTGTGCTTCAATGCCCTGGGGGGCCTCCCAGGACCCTACAT aAAATGGTTCCTGGAGAAACTGAAGCCAGAAG GGCTGTACAAGCTGCTGGCTGGCTTTGAGGACAAGTCTGCCTACGCGCTCTGCACCTTCGCCTTCAGCAGCGGCGACCCCGAGGAGCCCGTGAGGCTCTTCAAGGGCCAGACCCAC GGAGTGATAGTGGAGCCCAGGGGCCCTCGGGATTTTGGCTGGGATCCCTGCTTTCAGCCAAATGGCTACAACCAGAC ctaCGCCGAAATGCCCAAGGCGGTGAAGAACTCCATCTCACACCGGTACCGGGCGCTGAGCGAGCTCTCCGCCTTCTTTGTCCAGAGCGCCTCTGCAGAGCCCCGCCCCGCTCTCAGCTAG